In Sciurus carolinensis chromosome 4, mSciCar1.2, whole genome shotgun sequence, the sequence CATTTGAAAGTTatctaagctgggcatggtggcacatgcctattatcccagtcAAAgcaagtcaaagccagcctcagcaacttagtgaggccctaagcgacttagcaagaccctgtctcaaaataaaaataagggctggggatatggctcagtggttaagcacccctgggttcaatccccggtaccaaaaaaaaaaaaagtagttatatctttagagaaggaaaataggGATAAGATCAGAAGAATGATACTTTTCATAGAACTGACTCATCAAATTCTTTTATGAATTAAGATaaactcataatttaaaaaaaagagagaaggaaaagctccgccaatccttttttttaatgCCAATTGTATCTGCATtcttcaacttaaaaaatttttttgcttacATTTAACAGTATTATTTACAATAACCCACTAAGGAATTATTTCCAAACCCcattttctaaagcatttttaaaaattctaagccAACATGTAGAGACAAGCATAAACCATGCCCTAGATTCTTCATTTTGctgatttgtttaaatgtttacattaatATCTATATTTGGAACAATTGTGgcttataataaagaaaacatagctGTGTTTATCATGCCAGCTCTGGGTAACTTTATTCAAGATTTTGACAAAAATGATCCCCAAAGTAATATAAATTTAGACACTTTTAAAAGTCTgagcatgaaattaaaaaagatttcagtttgaagtcaatatttaaaaagtcGAACCAATTCTAcaaatcataaatattattttcttcttaagtcCACTACATTTTCTGAGACAGGtaatcaactttgttttctttgatattggtattattatcattttaacatgGTTTGTACCTTTTAGTTCTAAGTTTGTACCTATCCTGGAATatctaaattataattaaaaatataaatccagAAGTGACAGCTATTCCTTCAGAGGAATTCCAGTTATTAAATAtaggagaaataagagaaatagaaaagcacTATTACAACACCACTGTAGTAAATGCTACGAGCAAGATCTGCCAATGGATAGGAAAAGGAGTGGGCAAAAGTTTACGCAGACACAGGACATTTGCATAGTCTCAAAGTATCTCTAGCAAATATTTAgtaattacaaaggaaaatatagtatatagtaGAGAATTCTAGCAGACATCACCTTAGCATAGTGATTGAGGTTAACAAGACTAGAAATACATTACATTAGGTATCCTGTTAATGTACACTGTCACAGACTGGAAGACACTACAGAGACATGACAATTAAATGCAAGATGAGATCCTGGAATCAATAAGGGGGCATTagtaaaaatactaataaaattgcTACTTTTAACTCTCTACCTAATACCATGTAGGAAggttaatttcttaattttgataattgTTCTATGGTTATATAAGATGTCAACATAAGAGGAAGGACAGTGAAGGGTGTACAGAACCTAAGGTATTTTAACAACTCTTCTGTGAATCTAAAATCCCATCTCAAAACTTTACAAAATAACTTGAAAAGATACACACGCATATGTGTATTTGTAcataatgtgtacatatatgtaaactCAAGACTTCATGGAAATTGCCATCTTGGACATTCAGTAAATTAAACAGCAATAACAATGTTTTCTTGTAAATAGTTTTAAGTTTCTCCACTTTCTAAAGTCTTAagtataattttctaattttcacgGAGAATTGTTTAAAAACATTGCTGTGTTTTAGGCCAAatataaaaatcccagaataatAATATCACCATATTATCCTATAGAATCACTCATCCCAATCATAAGCCCCAGACAATATTTTTACTACATTTCTTATCATCATTTAACATGTTTTTACTGGTTTCCTTGTTTATGAATAGAGGAGTTGGCTGACAGATCTAGTGTCACTGAATAGGTCTGGCAGTCTAGGAAAAAATTATCACTTGGATATCTTATTAAGAAacagctgggaatgtagttcaatggtagagcacttgcctagcaaggccctgggttcagtctccagcaccacacacacacacacacacacacaaaacagctATTTTTCTAAAAGCATACATGGTATACTATAGAACTCAGATGTAAAGGTTACTTACCTAAATCTCTTCTATACAGTAGTACATTGGTACCCAAACAAGGTCAGTTGAGACTATTTCAATATCCTTTCTCTTAAATTTGGCTCTAAAATCAGTTATTAATAGTTATATGTTTTATGaaacaaatcataaaatttatctaagaaataaacatcaaatctacttttaaaagaagaaaataatttcccatTCTATAAATGATTTACTCCCTGAGCATGAATCTCCTTTTCccctcaatatttttaaataaaactgagcTGAAATCTGCACACAGGAATCTTAAATGGTGAAACCAATAGCTTAGATGGAGAACAATATTATCAAATAATCACATTTATTACTTTTTGGAGTAATTATTTCTATTCATTGTGGCATTAATTTTTCATCTATCACAGGCTTTCTATAGaagcagcaaaaataaaaagataattatacTTTGttgaaaaaaagtaattttaaagtgGATCTTTATCCAAatacagtaaaaaagaaaaatgtccatgAACATTTTCATTCTTATATCAATGTCATTTCCAAATTCACCTCCCACTACTACTATGAAAAGTAGAAGTGTTAAGAACTCTAAATAAACGTGCTATACAAAAATGGGATAGTTTATTACCTCAAGAACTCATTCACATTGCAATATATTTAAGTGATGAAAAGACAAATCCAGTCAGAACTGCCATACTATCTGGCTGTCAATAGTCTtttgaataattatattaaaCATATTACTACAAAATATACCAAGAAGTAGAGAATAATACTATATTTGTGAActgcaaataacaaaacaaaacagagatccAAGAAGGCTAAAGTCTAAGCTGTAATTTACACATTTGAAGTGTGTACACTGAAAACAGTCACAATGTACAAAAATGTTGACAAGTAATCCAGatgtttacaaaaacaaaatctgtttttcttGAGATTATATCCAGTCTCATCTGGTAGGTTTCTGATAGCCTGTTACATGAAATGTATTTCTCTCCTGCTGATAAGAAGCAGTTTAAAGATGTCCCCAAATTTCTTAAGAAGTGAGTCCACGTGGCAATATTAGTAATTTGTTTCCTATTACATTCATTCGTCTGAGAACTGAAAAATCTCATAACTAAAATGGTCTTCCATTCCTTTGCCAGCTTTTCGAGTTTTAAATCAAAGGAAAGTTGGAATGTATTGCTTCTTGTCATCAACAGGCATTTCAAAAAGACATTAACTAACCAAAATCAAGAGTTCTTTGGCCAAGTTATTAACAGGCTTCCACTTTGTTCTATATCCTTTCATAatccttttttttctaatttttccagtaTGGCCTGGATCTTACAAACAGCCTCTTTCCTGGCCTGCCGGACAGAGTCCTGGCCCCCAGTTTCAACAGAATCCAGTTCCAAAAGTTCCTTTGTTAGCATTTCTTCCAGAAGCCAGTATGCTTTGTCTGTCTTTTTTCCTACGAACTCTTCTACTTCTTGCTCAAGATACTGGACCTTCTCCAATAcgtgtatgatttttttaatacttggAGGAGTACCTTCATCTGAAGATAAACACTCTTCAGGAAGATTATTACTCTGATCTTGATTGCCAGGATGCTCATTGGTGGCATTACCATACAGCTGAGGCTCAGCACTATATTGGACTTGGGAATCCAAAAGGTCTGAATTATCATTGCTCATTGTCCCAGAGGATTCATACTGATGGACACTGCAAGGAAAGTTGTGCCGGTTCATGCCTTGATCTTGGCTATAGGGGTACGAGGAATCCttagaatgggagaataaaagaggaaaaagctaTTTTAATAGGAATCCATCAACAGTCTAAGATTTTTTAACCCACATCTTTCACCTGACCCAGAAGGTACATGAAAAGATTCCCCACCAATAAAACTGGAGCACCCTTTCCAATCATTTGAGAAAAACATGGTTCTAAGAAGATAAAAGGGAACATCCTGTCACATAAAAAAAGGCAAGAGAATTCCTAAAGGTAATGGCTAGAACAACCTACCCTGAGGCAGATTATCATCATGAACACCTCACAATCTATTTTGCTACCTCACAATCCATCCAATGACTTAATAAATAAGAATTAAGACATTTTTCCCTTAAGAGTTAAAACCTCAAGACAGATATTAAAAAGGCAGACATAAGCAGATAATGTTCAAATCATTGTTAAAATCATAATGTTAAAATTAAACCATAGAAGCTAATACTATAGGTATTTcactttggtttttatcttctatttataGAATATTTGTGGTTGTAAAATACAGTCTGATTGTATTTAACATTTGGAAAGTATTACAACAGACAGAAAATGagcatttttatgtcttttaaaaataggatgTGAGcctaaaatgtctttaaaaagatgaaatatttgggaggctaaggcaggaggatggcaagtttgaggccagccttggcaacttagcaaggccctcagcaacttagtgagaacctgtcaaaaaattaaaaaggctgggggtgtggctcagtgataaagcacctctggattcaattcccagtaccaaataaataaatagataaagtcTCACAGTGTGTAAGGGAGAAAAGGTGGGGGGGgaggatgaaagaaaaacagGTTGAAGTAAAGCTATAGGAAGTAATCACCAAATTTTTGCAATTAGTCCCCATTTAATACAGACCAACGTAGAAAAGTTCAATCTTAAGCTCTCTTAATTACCCAGAGAGCAAAAGAACAGCACTGAGAAGGTCTCCTACCTTGGACTGCTGGGGTGGTGGTGAAGGAGGTGGCTGAGGAGAGCCACTGCTAGGCCATGATGAAGTAGTTTCAGTCATGTAGAGATTCCCAGGTGGTACTGAGGGAGCTGCTGAAGGCCAAGGGTAGCGGGTGCCTATCCCATAAGCACCAGGAGAAGCAGCCCATGCATCCTCTTGTGGTCGTACAGTTGGTCCTGACTGCTGAACGCTACGATTACCATCCCCATAAGGATAATGGGGCAGGGTCATTCCAGGGTTCTATATTGAGAGGAAGAAATATGCTGGTCATttctaaaaaaaactaaaagtaatgaaaatattattggCAGATTCTAAGATGCTAGGAACTCTAGTTGCCATAATTACTACAAgcctagaaagaaaaaaaaaaacctgttctAATGATACCAGGGACAGATTTGGTGATGACCAAACTAGAAAAGAATAAGGCCAAAAATTCAATGACTAAAGTGTAGTATAAATCTGTCCATAGAAGCACAAATAAAGGAAGCACAAATAAAGATCCTCTTAAAGTGAACAGAGAAATAAACATggtatcatttataaaatgtttaaaaatataaacctaacagcacacacaaaaaaggttAAAACTGGGAAACTTTCAAACAATTCTCTAAAGATTTCttttgccaggcacagtagcacacacctataatcccagcaacctgggaaactgaggcaggaggctcacaagttcaaggacaacctcagcaacttagcaagaccatgtctcaaaataaaaaataaagctgggcatggtgggcacatgcctgtaatcccagcggctctggaggctgaggcaggaggatcgcgagttcaaagccagcctcagcaacttaaccaggccttaagcaactcaatgagaccctatctctaaataaaacacaagaaagggctggggatgtggctctggggttgagttcccctgagttcaacccccggtaccaaaaaaaaagaaaagaattagacAGTCATCCCTACCAGTTAACAATACATTGCTGTGCAATAAATACTGTTCTACCCAAGTTACCTGGGAGGAAGGAATTTGACAAGTGTGTTTCCTTAACTTTCCTTTGACCTAAGAACCACCATGTACAAAATTCTCTtaggggttgggattgtggctcagtggtagaacgtttgcctagcatgtgtgaggcactgggttcgattctcggcactgcatacatataaataaaattcaacaactaatgaaaatataaaataataagtaaaataaaatttaaaaaggactggttgagcacccctgggttcaatccccagtaccaaaaataaatagagctggaagtatagctcagtgttaaagcaccccctGGGCTCAATACTGGTAccactaaagggaaaaaaaaaaaaaaaatttctttactataaaaattttaagattatgACATCTTTGAGGTACCTTCAATCAAAATCCATTTATTGAAACAGTTGCTACAAataaaaaaggcatcaatataAAAGTAGTCCCTGCCTTCacctttgaaaaaaatctctgaacATCTTCAGCATTTTCTTAAATCAATACTAGTAATAAATACCCTTCTACTGTTTACAACTCAAGAAGCAAAGACTTTGAAATTTTTCCTAACAGAAAACTGCTCACCTGTGAAGCAGGATATCCTGGAACCTGCCCCCTAAGAGGCGGTGCTTCAGTCTGACAGTCCTGTTGGGGATACATCCAACGAGAGGCTGGGGTTGGGCTGTTGCCAGGTGAACGATAAGTGCTTGGAACTTCTGTGGAGTAACTGGTCTGAGTATAGCCAGGTGCGTAATATGCCCCAGAATATGAGGCAGTATTTGCCCCAGGGCCAGGGGGATATGGTGGACCATATGCTCCATTCGTAAAAGAattcaaactctgaaaaaaagCCACATTGAGAGAAAAAAGGTGAGTAAATAGGAAGAGCTGAAGAGCTGAAATGTCCTAACTTAATGCCCAATGTTGAAAACTTTGGGAAGAAATCAATAACTGATGAATACAAACTCACTAACCAATCTGTGACgtattctttctctcttctattaaaataatattcctatattGAACACAAGTTATAACTGTAGGGTCCATGTAACAATGGGATGAGACATGTATATTGTGATGAGACATGAAGTGACGGCCTTAGAGCAGTGCTTCTAAAACACTGCCTTAAGtatacctgacaataacaataGCAGAGAACTACTACCAACTGAGGAGGGATTGTGGGAAACTTGAGAGAATGGCTAGAGAGAAAAGGAAGTCCATGATGTAATAGGAAGAAAGACTACAAAGAAAGACCTAGCTATGCCATAGACTTTATATTTAACTGATCTTAGCTTCAGTTTCTCcatcaggaaaaataaagatcataAACGTTTCTTGTAggattattatgaaaattaaatgagatgacataAATTAAGACAGTATCTGGTACAAAGTATGCGCAATAAATGGTAATTATTTACCTTATTGTTGTTAGTATTATTATGGCAGGGTAAAGAAATAAACCCAgatctgattccaaagtccatgTTCTTTGGTACTATACCATTACCCTATTTCCCAGATAATATCGACAACAGATAACAGAGACACCTTTCTCATATAGTGCAAACTGCCatggattttggttttgtttgcagACCTGGGATTTGAATCTAAGGTCACatgcaagaactctaccactgagctacattcccaatcctcCTTAACTGCAGTTTTAAATCACCTATCTAGACTACTACTAATAACCAGAATCCTTAGTTTAATAATCCAAATAAGAGTAAAGTTAAAGTTAAATGATTAccgtaatattttttattaatttctactttaccttttaaaaacagtaaaaacccCAAATCAAGTTTTCCCATGTTCACCTCTGCCTCTAAGACTACATAATGGTTCttactttaggttggagaacagaCAAATAATTCCACGCAGGGTCAGGTACAATGAAAGAGCCAGCAACACATTCCCTGACTAGAAGGGCAATGAACCACCTTTTGGTTAAAGCTACTAAGAAGCTCTTTAAGATTTCAGTCTAAACAAATAATTCCTTAATGTAACACACAAACTAGAAGACTTGATAATACATCGTGTGACATTCTGTACTATAATTCGGCTTCTAGAAATCCTTccattttttggtactagagagaCTTAACCAAGGGATGTTTTACCagggagctacattcccagtcctttttatttatttatttatttatttattttatttatttatttttttttgcggtgctggagattgaacccaggatcttgtacttgcaaggcaggcactctaccaactgagctatatccccagcccccttttacagggtctcactaagttgtttagggccttgctgaggttggccttgaacttgcaatccttctatctcagcctcctaagccactgggattacaggtgtgcgccacttcGCTCAACTCTAGAAATCTTTCCTAAGGAAATGATTCAACCAGAGAATAAGTCGTAGGCATGAAGTTGTTCATCATAGCATTACTTATAatcactcaaaattttaaatagtctAAACATTCTATAACAATGAAATGACTAAGTAAATTTAAGACTAACCATCCACAAAAAAAGACTGTGATTTTATTCAGTCTTAACTGACTAGATACTTAAAGATATTAAAGagttatttttaggtatttttccTTCTAAGTTTTAATAATGGCATTGTggttgtattttcaaaatatccttatattttaaataaacatacttAAGTTTATTTAGAAGTTATATAATTTGATATctgaaatttcttcaaaatactcCAAAGAAAAGATCCAGAGATAAATAAAAGATAGTCAAGGATTAATAATCTAAGCTG encodes:
- the Bag4 gene encoding BAG family molecular chaperone regulator 4 → MSALRRSGYGPSDGPSYGRYYGPGGGDVPVHLPPPLYPPLRPEPPQPPISWRVRGGGPPETTWPGEGGGGDGYYPSGGAWPEPSRAAGSHQEQPPYPGYSSNYWNSPARPRAPYPSTYPIRPDLQGQSLNSFTNGAYGPPYPPGPGANTASYSGAYYAPGYTQTSYSTEVPSTYRSPGNSPTPASRWMYPQQDCQTEAPPLRGQVPGYPASQNPGMTLPHYPYGDGNRSVQQSGPTVRPQEDAWAASPGAYGIGTRYPWPSAAPSVPPGNLYMTETTSSWPSSGSPQPPPSPPPQQSKDSSYPYSQDQGMNRHNFPCSVHQYESSGTMSNDNSDLLDSQVQYSAEPQLYGNATNEHPGNQDQSNNLPEECLSSDEGTPPSIKKIIHVLEKVQYLEQEVEEFVGKKTDKAYWLLEEMLTKELLELDSVETGGQDSVRQARKEAVCKIQAILEKLEKKGL